TCACCGTCGTGAGCTTCCACGCCTGGTGCCGGCGGCAGCTGCAGACCTATAACGCGGGCCTGCCCCCGCCGAACGCCGACATGGACGCCTTTTTTGCGGCGATGGTGGATAGAGTGATTCATTCCGTCGGAAAAAACCTGATCCCCGCCGCGCAGTACGACGCGGTGCTCATCGACGAGGGTCATGACTTCAAGCCGGAGTGGTTCAAGCTCGTCGTCCAGATGATCCACCCGAACAGCAACTCCCTGCTTGTTCTCTACGATGACGCCCAGTCGATCTACGGCGGCAAGAAGAAGCTTCGGTTCTCATTCTCCAGCGTCGGCGTCCAAGCGAAGGGACGCACGACGATCCTGAAGCTGAATTACCGGAACACGCGGGAGATTCTCGCGGTCGCGCGGGCCTTCGCGGACGAGCTTCTGTCTCCCAAAGACGAGGAGGAGGAGTTCGCCCCGACCGTCCAGCCGATGAGCGCCGGCCGGCGCGGCCCCAAGCCGCTTCTCATCGAGTTCCCGACCCTTCAGGCCGAAGCCGACTACTTCGCCGGCCTCCTTTTTGAGGCCAATAAGGACGGCACCCCGTGGAGCGACATGGCCGTGATCTGCCGCCACCGGGGCATCGGCGCGGAGGTAAGTCGGGCGTTCTCCCGGAAGGGGGTCCCGTTCCAGATGCCGGATGCGACGCATGCCTTCGTGCCGGGCCAGGACGGCGTGGCGGTCGTGACCATGCACGCCAGCAAAGGCCTCGAGTTCCCGCTGGTGTGCATCCCCGGCGTCGGCGCGCCTTTCGCGCACAGCGAGGAGCCGAGCGACGAGGCAAAGCTGCTGTATGTCGCCATGACGCGGGCGACCCATGAGCTCGTGATGACGCACGGCGCGGAGTCCCCGTTCGTGAGCAAGATGCGGGCCGCGATGAAGTCTCTCGACGCGCTTTAGCTCCGCGCCCTCCCGACAAACGAGGTTCCCGCTCCCGGCGCATGCAACTTTTTCGGGGGGTCAATCGTATGGTAAGTGAGGCCGCGGGGCGGGCCTTGAATATACAGCGTATACGCTGTATACTAGGAGGGCCGCATGGGGTATCGGTTGGAGTTTTACCGCACGACGCGAGGAGACGAGCCCGCGTTGGACTACATCCGGGCGCAGGTTAAGGCGCATAAGGCGAAGATCGGGTTCGCGTTGGAGTGCCTGAAGGAGTTGGGGCATTGGGCGCGCAGGCCGATGGTCGATTACCTTGGAAACGATATATACGAGCTGCGGGTGCCGGCTGAGGGACATCAACACCGGGTCCTGTATTTCTTTCATGAAAGGACCATTATCGTCGTCACGAGCGCGTTTTTGAAGAACGAGGACAAGGTGCCGCCTGAGGAATTGACGCGCGCCCGTCGCCGAAGAGCGGAGTGGATCCAAAGACGCACAGAGGGGATATGAAGAAACGCGTGAAACGAGGAACGACGCTGGAAGAGTTTCTGGCCGTGGAGATGAAGGATCCGGAGTTCCGGCAGCTTTACGCCGACGCCGAGATCGAGATGAAGGTCGCGTTCGAGATCACGAAGGCACGGGAGGCCGCGAAGATGACGCAGGGGGAGCTCGCGCGGCGCATCAAGTCGAAGCAGCAGACGGTCTCGCGCATCGAGCAGGGAGGGCAGAACCTGACGCTGGTGACGCTTGACCGGATCGCGCGGGCGTTGAAGGGCAGCCTCCAGATACGGATCGTTACGCCTTGAGAGCCGAAGCCAGACGCGTGTTGAGGTAGTCCCTCAGCGCGGCGTCCTTGCACCAGACAAAGCACCCCCTGCGCCCCCGCGACAGCAGCACCCGATAAGTCCCCTTGATGATCTCATCCACCTTGGCCATGATCGCCTTCTGCGCCGCGGGATCGTCCTTCGCGGCCTTGAACTCGCCCTTCCACCCGTGCAGGCTCTTGTCCGTCCTGGCGCGCTTCGCCGGATCGCTGCGCACGGCGCCGTCCTTATAATACAGGTCGTCGCCGATGAGCACCCCCATCCAATCGAACTCGAGCCCTTGGCTCGTATGAATGCACCCCACCTGCTCGATGCCGTCCTTGGACGCGGCCCAGCTCTCGCCCGAGTAATTCCACGGCAAGGACAGTCCGTCCGCCTGCACATGCTTCACCGCGCCGCCTCGCTCGCGCCCCTTCGTCGGCCACTCCCAGGAGTAGCCCGCGATCAGCCGGGCCTTGTTGTCGGAGTTCTTGGCCTTCAAGGCCGCGTATAAGTCCTCGGCCCGGTCGAAGACCCTGAAGTCGTACTGGCCGTCGCCCCAGTTCTCGAAGTTGCCGGTGGGCCGGATCTGAAGGACGTCGTCGAGCCAGTTGAGATAGCCCGTCGAGCCGTTGCAGCGGAACTGCGCCGCGAGCTTCAAAGGAGGATGGAAGACCGCGCCGAACTCCCGCGCGGCGGCCTTGATCGCGGCCACCGAGCCGGAGTCGTTCCAGGTCACGCGCTGGGACTCGTCGATGAAGAAGACCGAGATGCGCGAGCCGCGCACCATGTCGGAGACCATGCTCTTGCCCTTGTACTGATAGGCCTTGTCCCGCAGGCGGTGGGCCTCGTCAACGACCAGTATCTCGTTGCGAGCGTCTTTTCCCCAGTCCGACTGATGGAAGGACCATGACGACTTGAAGAGCGCGTCGCCGTCTTCGCGATAGCCCCGGTCGCCGCGCGCGAGGCTCTCGACCAAGGCGTTGCGAAAGGCCATGTTGGGCGCTACGAAGAACGCCATGCGCTTTTTCTTGAGCGTCTCGGCCAGCAAGCGCACCGCGATGACGGACTTCCCCGTGCCGGGGCCGCCCTCGACCACGAAGACATGGCGCTTGAAACGGTCCTCTTCATCGAGGACCTGGTGGCGGATGATGCGGAAGGCCTCGTCCTGCTCGTCGATGAGAGTGAACTCCTCGTTGCCCTCGAGCATGCTGCCCACCCGGCTGATGAGCTCGTCCGCCGGCCGCCATTTCCCGTGCTCGAGGAGGAAGAGGATGTCGTTCTTCGCCTTGCGGGGCACCAGCCGCTCGAGGTAGGCCTTGAGCGGGGCCGCGTCGTTGGCGAGGAACAGCCGGGACTCGGAGAGGAGGTCTTGATAGCGGGCGTCCTCGAGCGGCTCGG
Above is a genomic segment from Elusimicrobiota bacterium containing:
- a CDS encoding NERD domain-containing protein encodes the protein MAKLIPAIGACGPRMQAGERRLAQRLEDKLEDDYLCWYDVSIGHRTLHPDFVIFHPGRGLLVLEVKDWKISTIQSIDKSNVVICPSGTVKQVPNPIEQARQYMFAVTNRMEQDPQLVLRDGPHRGKPLFPYGHGVVLTSITRKQFEDNRLGEAIPSHLVICQDEMTETVDPEAFQKRLWDMFPVRFAIKLSLPQIDRIRWHMFPEIRIPAQTDLFEDFSRKVVEMPDLIRVMDLQQEQLARSLGEGHRVIHGVAGSGKTLILGFRAEHLAKACSRPILVLCYNKALAAKLGGMMAARGLQEKVTVVSFHAWCRRQLQTYNAGLPPPNADMDAFFAAMVDRVIHSVGKNLIPAAQYDAVLIDEGHDFKPEWFKLVVQMIHPNSNSLLVLYDDAQSIYGGKKKLRFSFSSVGVQAKGRTTILKLNYRNTREILAVARAFADELLSPKDEEEEFAPTVQPMSAGRRGPKPLLIEFPTLQAEADYFAGLLFEANKDGTPWSDMAVICRHRGIGAEVSRAFSRKGVPFQMPDATHAFVPGQDGVAVVTMHASKGLEFPLVCIPGVGAPFAHSEEPSDEAKLLYVAMTRATHELVMTHGAESPFVSKMRAAMKSLDAL
- a CDS encoding type II toxin-antitoxin system RelE/ParE family toxin codes for the protein MGYRLEFYRTTRGDEPALDYIRAQVKAHKAKIGFALECLKELGHWARRPMVDYLGNDIYELRVPAEGHQHRVLYFFHERTIIVVTSAFLKNEDKVPPEELTRARRRRAEWIQRRTEGI
- a CDS encoding DUF2075 domain-containing protein, with protein sequence MIIYQDTKAGFVDDIANNYFAARIEDAFLKKTGSLPADSRGWANDYARFSTVLSQAAVADDITVAIEYHCSPVGRSRIDVLLAGGDGQNDNALIIELKAWDTASATPIENMVVSPIGGGTVKQHPNLQARQYKGMILRFNQDILEKGVQLHPSAYLFNLYRRDPEPLEDARYQDLLSESRLFLANDAAPLKAYLERLVPRKAKNDILFLLEHGKWRPADELISRVGSMLEGNEEFTLIDEQDEAFRIIRHQVLDEEDRFKRHVFVVEGGPGTGKSVIAVRLLAETLKKKRMAFFVAPNMAFRNALVESLARGDRGYREDGDALFKSSWSFHQSDWGKDARNEILVVDEAHRLRDKAYQYKGKSMVSDMVRGSRISVFFIDESQRVTWNDSGSVAAIKAAAREFGAVFHPPLKLAAQFRCNGSTGYLNWLDDVLQIRPTGNFENWGDGQYDFRVFDRAEDLYAALKAKNSDNKARLIAGYSWEWPTKGRERGGAVKHVQADGLSLPWNYSGESWAASKDGIEQVGCIHTSQGLEFDWMGVLIGDDLYYKDGAVRSDPAKRARTDKSLHGWKGEFKAAKDDPAAQKAIMAKVDEIIKGTYRVLLSRGRRGCFVWCKDAALRDYLNTRLASALKA
- a CDS encoding helix-turn-helix transcriptional regulator, translated to MKKRVKRGTTLEEFLAVEMKDPEFRQLYADAEIEMKVAFEITKAREAAKMTQGELARRIKSKQQTVSRIEQGGQNLTLVTLDRIARALKGSLQIRIVTP